One genomic region from Ornithinicoccus hortensis encodes:
- a CDS encoding maleate cis-trans isomerase family protein, producing the protein MTTVGLLYPGHSAEDDFPALQARLGDRIRLPLVHTSVGEDAHRVDALLDLGGHDRLVEGARELTSAHRPDAVMWACTSGSFVFGWDGAREQVDRLAQATGLPTSSTSIAFVNAAHDLGLRRVAVAASYPQDVAEHFVSFLQRGGIEVLSMGSHGIVTAAEVGTLGREQVAAIVAGADREGADAVLVPDTAMHTLAWLDHLEEVAGMPVLTANQVTVWEGLRLTGRGVPDDLTGLGTLFRPRVAR; encoded by the coding sequence ATGACCACGGTGGGACTGCTGTATCCCGGCCACAGCGCCGAGGACGATTTCCCGGCGCTCCAGGCCCGTCTCGGGGACCGCATCCGGCTGCCCCTCGTGCACACCTCGGTCGGGGAGGACGCGCACCGGGTGGACGCGCTGCTCGACCTGGGGGGTCACGACCGGTTGGTCGAGGGCGCCCGGGAACTGACCAGCGCGCACCGGCCGGACGCGGTCATGTGGGCCTGCACGTCCGGGTCATTTGTCTTCGGCTGGGACGGCGCGCGGGAGCAGGTGGACCGTCTCGCACAGGCCACCGGGCTGCCCACGTCGTCGACCTCGATCGCGTTCGTGAACGCGGCCCACGACCTGGGGCTGCGCCGCGTGGCGGTGGCCGCCTCCTACCCGCAGGATGTCGCGGAGCACTTCGTGAGCTTCCTACAGCGCGGTGGGATCGAGGTGCTCTCGATGGGCAGCCACGGCATCGTCACCGCCGCCGAGGTCGGGACCCTGGGTCGCGAGCAGGTCGCAGCCATCGTCGCCGGGGCGGACCGGGAGGGCGCCGACGCGGTGCTGGTCCCGGACACCGCGATGCACACGCTGGCCTGGCTGGACCACCTGGAGGAGGTCGCCGGGATGCCGGTGCTCACCGCCAACCAGGTGACGGTCTGGGAGGGCCTGCGGTTGACCGGTCGCGGGGTCCCGGACGACCTCACCGGCCTAGGCACCCTGTTCCGCCCCCGGGTGGCCCGGTGA
- a CDS encoding M20 family metallopeptidase codes for MPRAEVAGPTPREQEVLDLIDPADLVALTRALVRVPGTNPPGEEQGRAELLASVCRERGFSVDVTEVAPGRPNVSAVLPGGDGSGLLLLGHTDVVPLGEGWTVDPFGGELRDGRVYGRGSTDMLGGLAASVVAMDALRRAGVALAGPLELAAVVDEEMMGLGIRDYVRDPGRLRLAGCIVAEPTDLQLIIAARGASYVEVEIEGVAAHAGNPDDGRNAIYGAAAVVTELERWHHELAADAHPLVGPATWNVGVVTGGSGGSTVPARCHIAADRRLLPEEDPAEVLAAIRARLDLLDLPARGLGIEVTMPMDMPGFETSADHPLVRAADSALATAGGPGLPLAGWTAACDGGFLARDAGVPVVVLGPGSVADQAHRPDESVGVDELLVAARAYALAALRLLGP; via the coding sequence GTGCCGAGGGCTGAGGTGGCCGGCCCCACCCCGCGGGAGCAGGAGGTCCTGGACCTCATCGACCCCGCAGACCTGGTCGCGCTGACCCGGGCGCTGGTCCGCGTGCCGGGCACCAACCCGCCGGGGGAGGAGCAGGGCCGGGCCGAGCTGCTGGCCTCCGTATGCCGGGAGCGCGGCTTCTCCGTCGACGTCACCGAGGTGGCGCCCGGCCGGCCGAACGTCAGCGCCGTCCTGCCCGGTGGGGACGGCTCCGGCCTGCTGCTGCTAGGGCACACCGACGTCGTCCCGCTGGGCGAGGGGTGGACCGTCGACCCGTTCGGCGGCGAGCTGCGGGACGGGCGCGTCTACGGCCGCGGGTCGACCGACATGCTCGGGGGACTGGCCGCGTCCGTGGTGGCCATGGACGCCTTGCGCCGGGCGGGCGTCGCCCTCGCCGGGCCGCTGGAACTGGCCGCGGTCGTCGACGAGGAGATGATGGGTCTGGGGATCCGGGACTACGTGCGGGACCCGGGTCGGCTCCGGCTGGCCGGGTGCATCGTCGCCGAACCCACCGACCTGCAACTGATCATCGCCGCCCGCGGGGCCTCCTACGTCGAGGTGGAGATCGAGGGGGTCGCGGCGCACGCCGGCAACCCCGACGACGGCCGCAACGCCATCTACGGCGCGGCCGCGGTCGTCACCGAGCTGGAGCGGTGGCACCACGAGCTCGCGGCCGATGCGCACCCGCTGGTGGGCCCGGCGACCTGGAACGTCGGCGTCGTCACGGGCGGCAGCGGCGGCTCGACGGTGCCCGCCCGCTGCCACATCGCGGCCGACCGGAGGCTGCTGCCGGAGGAGGACCCCGCCGAGGTGCTCGCCGCGATCCGGGCGCGGCTCGACCTGCTGGACCTGCCCGCCCGCGGCCTGGGGATCGAGGTCACCATGCCGATGGACATGCCCGGCTTCGAGACCTCCGCCGACCACCCGTTGGTGCGGGCGGCCGACTCGGCGCTGGCCACCGCCGGCGGCCCGGGGCTGCCGCTCGCCGGGTGGACGGCGGCCTGCGACGGCGGCTTCCTGGCCCGCGACGCCGGGGTGCCGGTCGTGGTGCTGGGCCCCGGCTCGGTCGCGGACCAGGCGCACCGCCCGGACGAGTCGGTCGGGGTCGACGAACTGCTCGTGGCCGCCCGGGCCTATGCGCTCGCGGCGCTGCGGCTGCTCGGCCCGTGA
- a CDS encoding M24 family metallopeptidase: MADGGVLVEWENIESRPFPVREYRDRLARVQESMARREISSLVVADPANLYYLTGYNAWSFYTPQCLIVPATGEPQLFMRAMDAQGAHYTAYLSTDLIHGYPEELVHRPDVHPFDWIAEKALEVGVLEDARGSRVAAETDAHFFSARSYLALRDRLQHAELVDSLELVNWVRIVKSPLEQDKMRVAGEIAQTVMQIALDNVEPGRRQCDVVAHIQYAQALGARKLGGDYPAIVPMLPTGETAGTPHLTWSDLPLRKGEATTIELAGVYHRYHVPLARTVSLGKPPKELRRCAGAVTEGLHAALDMLRPGSTGRQVQAAFADTIARYGYVKESRVGYSIGIGYPPDWGERTISLRAEDLTLIQPGMAFHVILGMWMDGWGYELSEPVLVGEDGPERLAPLPQELVVKKK; the protein is encoded by the coding sequence ATGGCTGACGGCGGCGTCCTCGTCGAGTGGGAGAACATCGAGTCCCGTCCCTTCCCGGTCCGGGAGTACCGCGACCGGCTCGCCCGCGTGCAGGAGTCGATGGCCCGGCGGGAGATCTCCTCCCTGGTGGTGGCCGACCCGGCCAACCTCTACTACCTGACCGGCTACAACGCCTGGTCGTTCTACACGCCGCAGTGCCTGATCGTGCCGGCGACCGGGGAGCCGCAGCTGTTCATGCGGGCGATGGACGCCCAGGGCGCGCACTACACTGCATACCTGTCGACCGACCTGATCCACGGCTACCCGGAGGAGCTGGTGCACCGCCCCGACGTGCACCCGTTCGACTGGATCGCGGAGAAGGCGCTGGAGGTCGGGGTGCTGGAGGACGCTCGCGGCAGCCGGGTCGCGGCGGAGACGGACGCGCACTTTTTCTCCGCGCGCAGCTACCTGGCGCTGCGCGACCGGCTGCAGCACGCCGAACTGGTCGACAGCCTCGAGCTGGTCAACTGGGTCCGGATCGTGAAGTCGCCGCTGGAGCAGGACAAGATGCGGGTGGCCGGGGAGATCGCGCAGACGGTCATGCAGATCGCGCTGGACAACGTGGAGCCGGGCCGGCGGCAGTGCGACGTGGTCGCCCACATCCAGTACGCCCAGGCGCTGGGCGCCCGCAAGCTCGGTGGCGACTACCCGGCGATCGTGCCGATGCTGCCGACCGGGGAGACCGCCGGCACCCCGCACCTGACCTGGAGCGACCTGCCGCTGCGCAAGGGCGAAGCGACGACCATCGAGCTGGCCGGCGTCTACCACCGCTACCACGTGCCGCTGGCCCGCACGGTGAGCCTGGGCAAGCCGCCCAAGGAGCTGCGCCGCTGCGCCGGGGCGGTCACCGAGGGGCTCCACGCGGCCCTGGACATGCTCCGCCCGGGCTCGACCGGCCGCCAGGTCCAGGCGGCGTTCGCCGACACCATCGCCCGTTACGGCTACGTCAAGGAGTCCCGGGTCGGTTACTCGATCGGCATCGGCTACCCGCCGGACTGGGGCGAGCGCACGATCAGCCTGCGCGCCGAGGACCTGACGCTCATCCAGCCCGGGATGGCCTTCCACGTCATCCTGGGGATGTGGATGGACGGCTGGGGCTACGAGCTGTCCGAGCCGGTCCTGGTCGGCGAGGACGGCCCGGAGCGGCTGGCCCCGCTCCCGCAGGAACTGGTCGTGAAGAAGAAGTGA
- a CDS encoding D-2-hydroxyacid dehydrogenase translates to MTQPRPVVAVLCAQTDDAPPFLDELADRIDFRLTDAAGLAQALPGADGLFLWDFFSTALRDAWGARDRLRWIHVAAAGVDTLLFDDLRTSDVMVTNAHGTFDRPIAEYVLGAVLAHAKLVHESHDLQRERTWKHRETRSVQGSRALVVGTGGIGREIARLLTAVGVRVGGAGSRARDGDPDFGAVVDSAELAAHVGGVDYLINAAPLTPATAGLIDAAVLAALPAHAHLVNIGRGPTVVEDDLVAALRAGELDGATLDVFTTEPLPPESPLWDAPGVVVTAHMSGDVLGWRDTLARQFVDNARRWVDGAPLANVVDKERGYVHKEGGVR, encoded by the coding sequence GTGACCCAGCCCCGGCCCGTGGTGGCCGTCCTCTGCGCCCAGACCGACGACGCACCGCCGTTCCTCGACGAGCTGGCCGACCGCATCGACTTCCGGCTGACCGACGCGGCCGGGCTCGCGCAGGCCCTGCCCGGGGCCGACGGGCTGTTCCTGTGGGACTTCTTCTCCACCGCGCTGCGCGACGCCTGGGGGGCGCGCGACCGGTTGCGCTGGATCCACGTCGCCGCCGCGGGGGTGGACACCCTGCTGTTCGACGACCTGCGCACCTCCGACGTGATGGTGACCAACGCCCACGGCACCTTCGACCGGCCGATCGCCGAGTACGTCCTGGGCGCGGTCCTGGCCCACGCCAAGCTGGTCCACGAGAGCCACGACCTGCAGCGGGAACGCACCTGGAAGCACCGCGAGACCCGCAGCGTCCAGGGGTCGCGGGCCCTCGTGGTCGGCACCGGCGGCATCGGCCGGGAGATCGCCCGGCTGCTCACCGCCGTGGGCGTGCGGGTCGGCGGCGCCGGCAGCCGGGCCCGCGACGGCGACCCCGACTTCGGTGCGGTGGTGGACAGCGCCGAGCTCGCCGCCCACGTAGGCGGGGTCGACTACCTGATCAACGCCGCGCCGCTCACCCCCGCCACGGCGGGCCTGATCGACGCCGCGGTGCTGGCCGCGCTGCCCGCCCACGCCCACCTGGTGAACATCGGCCGCGGACCCACGGTCGTCGAGGACGACCTGGTGGCGGCGCTGCGCGCGGGCGAGCTGGACGGCGCCACGCTGGACGTCTTCACCACCGAGCCGCTGCCCCCGGAGTCACCGCTGTGGGACGCCCCCGGCGTGGTGGTGACCGCCCACATGTCCGGCGACGTCCTGGGCTGGCGGGACACCCTGGCCCGCCAGTTCGTGGA
- a CDS encoding PLP-dependent aminotransferase family protein, with the protein MSTQPTLPLASRTADLVGSVIDSSTSLLASQTHDIVRFAMGSPAPEAIPTEALAEVGRQALGVGASDAYDYAATEGDPPLREALLETLEGTSDATTPERLTITAGGMQGLDLGFKLFVDPGDLVAVESPTYTNGSATALSYQAQLLEVPVDHEGMVVEHLREEAARTGRRPKVIYTIPTFQNPSGATMSLARRRELLELAQEWGSMVIDDDPYGMLRFAGEELPTLHELAAGSPLVFSVRTFSKIIAPGLRVGWVDADPGLGQLLINAKQAMDTCTNLPMQRLVAGFLRGGYLQEHLATQRVQYRKRKEAMQEALTEHFGDIARWTDPEGGFFLWVTFEPAIDTEALFKIALAEGVAYIPGNAFSAEGRFPDALRLCFASTPPDRIREGVRRLRAAVDRQRAEG; encoded by the coding sequence ATGAGCACCCAGCCCACCCTCCCCCTGGCGAGCCGCACGGCGGACCTGGTCGGGTCGGTGATCGACTCCAGCACCTCGCTCCTGGCGAGCCAGACCCACGACATCGTGCGGTTCGCGATGGGCAGCCCGGCCCCCGAGGCGATCCCGACCGAGGCGCTGGCCGAGGTGGGCAGGCAGGCCCTGGGGGTCGGGGCCTCGGACGCCTACGACTACGCGGCCACCGAGGGCGACCCGCCGCTGCGCGAGGCGCTGCTGGAGACGCTCGAGGGCACCAGCGACGCCACGACGCCCGAGCGGCTCACCATCACCGCGGGTGGCATGCAGGGCCTGGACCTGGGCTTCAAGCTGTTCGTCGACCCGGGCGACCTGGTGGCGGTGGAGTCCCCGACCTACACCAACGGCAGCGCCACCGCGCTGTCCTACCAGGCGCAGCTGCTCGAGGTGCCGGTCGACCACGAGGGCATGGTCGTGGAGCACCTGCGCGAGGAGGCGGCCCGCACCGGGCGGCGCCCGAAGGTGATCTACACGATCCCCACCTTCCAGAACCCCTCCGGGGCGACCATGTCGCTGGCCCGCCGCCGTGAGCTGCTCGAGCTCGCGCAGGAGTGGGGCAGCATGGTCATCGACGACGACCCCTACGGGATGCTGCGCTTCGCGGGGGAGGAGCTGCCGACGCTGCACGAGCTGGCCGCCGGCAGCCCGCTGGTCTTCTCGGTGCGCACCTTCTCCAAGATCATCGCCCCCGGCTTGCGGGTCGGCTGGGTCGATGCCGACCCCGGCCTGGGGCAGCTGCTGATCAACGCCAAGCAGGCGATGGACACCTGCACCAACCTGCCGATGCAGCGCCTGGTCGCCGGCTTCCTGCGCGGTGGCTACCTGCAGGAGCACCTGGCCACCCAGCGGGTGCAGTACCGCAAGCGCAAGGAGGCCATGCAGGAGGCGCTCACCGAGCACTTCGGGGACATCGCCCGGTGGACCGACCCCGAGGGCGGCTTCTTCCTGTGGGTGACCTTCGAGCCGGCGATCGACACCGAGGCGCTGTTCAAGATCGCGCTCGCCGAGGGGGTGGCCTACATCCCGGGCAACGCCTTCTCCGCCGAGGGCCGCTTCCCGGACGCCCTGCGGCTCTGCTTCGCCTCGACGCCGCCGGACCGGATCCGCGAGGGTGTGCGCCGGCTGCGGGCGGCCGTCGACCGGCAACGTGCCGAGGGCTGA
- a CDS encoding maleate cis-trans isomerase family protein, protein MTTHRLSATSTAGPAVGVVVPYDFALDRELWRWVPKGANLMITRTPYAAVPVTVDQAVLVSDHDMVAACTRELLVPEPRVVAYGCTSGSFVGGLEGERSLVEAMLGAGAPAAVTTSGALVEALRHLGIRRLAVATPYDEAITLRLEAFLAEAGIEVTGVSSFGLSGQIWRVPYEETVALVRAAAVNSCDAVFVSCTNLMCYDLIAPMEAELGVPVLTANQVTMWAAMARMGLRAKGPGQSLLGGRRRRARSVAPVVGEMDGHG, encoded by the coding sequence ATGACCACTCATCGTCTGAGCGCCACCTCGACCGCGGGTCCCGCGGTCGGTGTCGTGGTGCCCTACGACTTCGCGCTGGACCGGGAGCTCTGGCGCTGGGTGCCCAAGGGCGCCAACCTGATGATCACCCGCACGCCGTATGCCGCGGTGCCGGTCACCGTGGACCAGGCCGTGCTGGTCTCCGACCACGACATGGTGGCCGCCTGCACCCGGGAACTGCTGGTTCCCGAGCCGAGGGTGGTGGCCTACGGCTGCACCTCCGGCAGCTTCGTCGGCGGGCTCGAGGGGGAGCGCTCCCTCGTCGAGGCCATGCTGGGGGCCGGCGCGCCCGCCGCCGTGACCACCAGCGGCGCCCTCGTCGAGGCGCTGCGTCACCTCGGCATCCGGCGGTTGGCGGTCGCCACGCCGTATGACGAGGCGATCACGCTGCGCCTCGAGGCGTTCCTGGCCGAGGCCGGCATCGAGGTGACCGGGGTGTCCTCGTTCGGCCTGTCCGGTCAGATCTGGCGGGTGCCCTACGAGGAGACGGTGGCCCTGGTCCGGGCCGCCGCGGTCAACTCCTGCGACGCGGTCTTCGTCTCCTGCACCAACCTGATGTGCTACGACCTGATCGCGCCGATGGAGGCCGAGCTGGGGGTGCCGGTGCTCACCGCGAACCAGGTCACCATGTGGGCCGCCATGGCCCGGATGGGGCTGCGGGCCAAGGGCCCCGGGCAGTCACTGCTGGGCGGGCGGCGCCGGCGGGCGCGGAGCGTGGCACCGGTCGTCGGCGAGATGGACGGCCATGGCTGA